A region from the Canis aureus isolate CA01 chromosome 8, VMU_Caureus_v.1.0, whole genome shotgun sequence genome encodes:
- the E4F1 gene encoding transcription factor E4F1 isoform X4 translates to MEGAMAVRVTAAHTAEARAEAGREAGEGGVAAAAAAAALAPGGFLGLPAPFSEEDEDDVHRCGRCQAEFTALEDFVQHKLQKVCQRAPQEALPATPAAGALLGQEVVPAVAGPEEPITVAHIVVEAAALTADISHAPDIVGAGHIKEVIVAAEAEPGDGDMAEAPDSPSRQGPGLTGEGEQAQVKLLVNEDGRYVCMLCHKTFKTGSILKAHMVTHSSRKDHECKLCGASFRTKGSLIRHHRRHTDERPYKCAKCGKSFRESGALTRHLKSLTPCTEKIRFSMSKDVVVGKEDAPAGSGTSTVGTVTSSSVTSEPMETSPVIHLVTDAKGTVIHEVHVQMQELPLGMKALAPEPPGPEELPCSSEGGRENLLHQAMQNSGIVLERVTGEERALEPAPPAAPSPQPLGDGPPELPLLEVEPVETVASGASAVPRTHSCPQCSETFPTAATLEAHKRGHTGPRPFTCAQCGKAFLKAYLLKKHQEVHVHERRFRCGDCGKLYKTIAHVRGHRRVHSDERPYPCPECGKCYKTKNAQQVHFRTHLEEKPHVCPFCSRGFREKGSLVRHVRHHTGEKPFKCYRCGRGFAEHGTLNRHLRTKGGCLLEVEELLVSEESSTAAATVLAEDPHTVLVEFSSVVADTQEYIIEATADDAETSEAAEIIEGTQTEVDSHIMKVVQQIVHQASAGHQIIVQNVTMDQEAGLGPEAAAADTITIATPESLTEQVAMTLASAISEGTVLTARAGTNGSEQATVTMVSSEDIEILEHAGELVIASPEGQLEVQTVIV, encoded by the exons ATGGAGGGCGCGATGGCAGTGCGGGTGACGGCCGCGCATACGGCAGAAGCCCGGGCCGAAGCCGGGAGGGAGGCGGGCGAGGGCGGggtcgcggcggcggcggcggcggcggccttgGCCCCTGGCGGCTTCCTGGGCCTCCCGGCGCCCTTTAGCGAGGAAG ATGAGGACGATGTGCACAGATGTGGCCGCTGCCAGGCAGAGTTCACTGCCTTGGAAGACTTTGTTCAGCACAAGCTCCAGAAAGTGTGCCAGCGGGCCCCTCAGGAGGCCCTGCCTGCAACCCCTGCCGCTGGCGCACTGCTGGGCCAGGAG GTGGTGCCAGCGGTTGCAGGCCCGGAGGAGCCCATCACGGTGGCCCACATTGTGGTGGAGGCGGCCGCTTTAACGGCAGACATCAGCCACGCACCCGATATCGTTG GCGCCGGACACATAAAGGAGGTCATCGTGGCTGCTGAGGCAGAGCCAGGGGACGGCGACATGGCCGAGGCCCCAGACAGCCCCAGCCGTCAGGGGCCCGGGCTCACCGGGGAGGGCGAGCAGGCTCAGGTCAAGCTGCTGGTGAACGAGGACGGTCGCTATGTGTGCATGCTGTGCCACAAGACCTTCAAGACG ggcagcATCCTCAAGGCCCACATGGTCACCCACAGCAGCCGCAAGGACCACGAGTGCAAGCTGTGTGGGGCCTCCTTCCGGACCAAGGGTTCGCTCATCCGGCACCACCGGCGGCACACAG ATGAGCGCCCCTATAAGTGTGCCAAGTGTGGGAAGAGCTTCCGGGAGTCAGGGGCGCTGACCCGGCATCTCAAGTCTCTCACCCCATGCACAGAAAAAATCCGTTTCAGCATGAGCAAGGACGTGGTTGTTGGCAAAGAGGATGCGCCTGCAG GGTCTGGCACCTCCACCGTGGGGACTGTTACATCTTCATCGGTGACCAGCGAACCTATGGAGACCTCGCCGGTGATTCACCTGGTGACAGACGCCAAGGGCACTGTCATCCACGAGGTCCACGTGCAGATGCAGGAGCTTCCCTTGGGCATGAAAGCCCTGGCCCCAGAG CCCCCGGGCCCCGAGGAGCTGCCCTGTTCCAGCGAGGGTGGCCGTGAGAACCTGCTGCACCAGGCCATGCAGAACTCCGGCATTGTCCTTGAGCGTGTCACTGGAGAGGAGAGGGCCCTGGAGCCGGCCCCTCCTGCTGCACCCAGTCCGCAGCCCCTGGGAGATGGTCCCCCAGAGCTGCCACTGCTGGAGGTGGAGCCGGTGGAGACA GTGGCCAGCGGGGCCTCAGCTGTGCCCAGGACCCACTCGTGCCCTCAGTGCAGTGAGACCTTCCCGACGGCGGCCACCCTGGAGGCCCACAAAAGGGGCCACACAG GGCCAAGGCCGTTCACATGCGCGCAGTGTGGCAAGGCCTTCCTGAAAGCCTACCTGCTCAAGAAGCACCAGGAGGTGCACGTGCACGAGCGCCGCTTTCGCTGTGGGGACTGCGGGAAGCTCTATAAAACCATCGCCCACGTCCGTGGCCACCGGCGCGTCCACTCTGACGAGCGGCCCTATCCGTGTCCTGAGTGTGGCAAGTGCTACAAGACCAAG AATGCCCAGCAGGTGCACTTCCGGACTCACCTGGAGGAGAAGCCACATGTGTGCCCGTTCTGCAGCCGGGGCTTCCGGGAGAAGGGCTCCCTGGTGCGGCACGTGAGGCACCACACGGGCGAGAAGCCCTTCAAGTGTTACAGGTGCGGCCGTGGCTTTGCTGAGCACGGCACGCTCAACCGGCACCTGCGCACCAAAG gggGCTGCCTGCTGGAGGTGGAGGAGTTGCTGGTGTCTGAGGAGAGTTCCACAGCAGCTGCCACCGTGCTGGCCGAGGACCCTCACACTGTGCTGGTTGAGTTCTCGTCCGTCGTGGCTGACACCCAGGAGTACATCATCGAG GCCACCGCAGACGACGCGGAGACCAGTGAAGCTGCAGAGATCATTGAGGGGACCCAGACAGAG GTGGACAGCCACATCATGAAGGTGGTGCAGCAGATTGTGCACCAGGCCAGCGCGGGCCACCAGATCATCGTGCAGAACGTGACTATGGaccaggaggcagggctgggccctGAGGCTGCAGCGGCGGACACCATCACCATCGCGACACCTGAGAGCCTGACGGAGCAGGTGGCCATGACGCTGGCCTCGGCCATCAGCGAGGGCACCGTGCTCACGGCCCGCGCGGGCACTAATGGCAGCGAGCAGGCCACTGTGACCATGGTTTCCTCGGAGGACATTGAAATCCTGGAGCATGCCGGCGAGCTGGTCATCGCCTCACCAGAGGGCCAGCTTGAGGTGCAGACGGTCATCGTCTAG
- the E4F1 gene encoding transcription factor E4F1 isoform X3, with protein MEGAMAVRVTAAHTAEARAEAGREAGEGGVAAAAAAAALAPGGFLGLPAPFSEEDEDDVHRCGRCQAEFTALEDFVQHKLQKVCQRAPQEALPATPAAGALLGQEVVPAVAGPEEPITVAHIVVEAAALTADISHAPDIVGAGHIKEVIVAAEAEPGDGDMAEAPDSPSRQGPGLTGEGEQAQVKLLVNEDGRYVCMLCHKTFKTGSILKAHMVTHSSRKDHECKLCGASFRTKGSLIRHHRRHTDERPYKCAKCGKSFRESGALTRHLKSLTPCTEKIRFSMSKDVVVGKEDAPAGSGTSTVGTVTSSSVTSEPMETSPVIHLVTDAKGTVIHEVHVQMQELPLGMKALAPEPPGPEELPCSSEGGRENLLHQAMQNSGIVLERVTGEERALEPAPPAAPSPQPLGDGPPELPLLEVEPVETQVASGASAVPRTHSCPQCSETFPTAATLEAHKRGHTGPRPFTCAQCGKAFLKAYLLKKHQEVHVHERRFRCGDCGKLYKTIAHVRGHRRVHSDERPYPCPECGKCYKTKNAQQVHFRTHLEEKPHVCPFCSRGFREKGSLVRHVRHHTGEKPFKCYRCGRGFAEHGTLNRHLRTKGGCLLEVEELLVSEESSTAAATVLAEDPHTVLVEFSSVVADTQEYIIEATADDAETSEAAEIIEGTQTEVDSHIMKVVQQIVHQASAGHQIIVQNVTMDQEAGLGPEAAAADTITIATPESLTEQVAMTLASAISEGTVLTARAGTNGSEQATVTMVSSEDIEILEHAGELVIASPEGQLEVQTVIV; from the exons ATGGAGGGCGCGATGGCAGTGCGGGTGACGGCCGCGCATACGGCAGAAGCCCGGGCCGAAGCCGGGAGGGAGGCGGGCGAGGGCGGggtcgcggcggcggcggcggcggcggccttgGCCCCTGGCGGCTTCCTGGGCCTCCCGGCGCCCTTTAGCGAGGAAG ATGAGGACGATGTGCACAGATGTGGCCGCTGCCAGGCAGAGTTCACTGCCTTGGAAGACTTTGTTCAGCACAAGCTCCAGAAAGTGTGCCAGCGGGCCCCTCAGGAGGCCCTGCCTGCAACCCCTGCCGCTGGCGCACTGCTGGGCCAGGAG GTGGTGCCAGCGGTTGCAGGCCCGGAGGAGCCCATCACGGTGGCCCACATTGTGGTGGAGGCGGCCGCTTTAACGGCAGACATCAGCCACGCACCCGATATCGTTG GCGCCGGACACATAAAGGAGGTCATCGTGGCTGCTGAGGCAGAGCCAGGGGACGGCGACATGGCCGAGGCCCCAGACAGCCCCAGCCGTCAGGGGCCCGGGCTCACCGGGGAGGGCGAGCAGGCTCAGGTCAAGCTGCTGGTGAACGAGGACGGTCGCTATGTGTGCATGCTGTGCCACAAGACCTTCAAGACG ggcagcATCCTCAAGGCCCACATGGTCACCCACAGCAGCCGCAAGGACCACGAGTGCAAGCTGTGTGGGGCCTCCTTCCGGACCAAGGGTTCGCTCATCCGGCACCACCGGCGGCACACAG ATGAGCGCCCCTATAAGTGTGCCAAGTGTGGGAAGAGCTTCCGGGAGTCAGGGGCGCTGACCCGGCATCTCAAGTCTCTCACCCCATGCACAGAAAAAATCCGTTTCAGCATGAGCAAGGACGTGGTTGTTGGCAAAGAGGATGCGCCTGCAG GGTCTGGCACCTCCACCGTGGGGACTGTTACATCTTCATCGGTGACCAGCGAACCTATGGAGACCTCGCCGGTGATTCACCTGGTGACAGACGCCAAGGGCACTGTCATCCACGAGGTCCACGTGCAGATGCAGGAGCTTCCCTTGGGCATGAAAGCCCTGGCCCCAGAG CCCCCGGGCCCCGAGGAGCTGCCCTGTTCCAGCGAGGGTGGCCGTGAGAACCTGCTGCACCAGGCCATGCAGAACTCCGGCATTGTCCTTGAGCGTGTCACTGGAGAGGAGAGGGCCCTGGAGCCGGCCCCTCCTGCTGCACCCAGTCCGCAGCCCCTGGGAGATGGTCCCCCAGAGCTGCCACTGCTGGAGGTGGAGCCGGTGGAGACA CAGGTGGCCAGCGGGGCCTCAGCTGTGCCCAGGACCCACTCGTGCCCTCAGTGCAGTGAGACCTTCCCGACGGCGGCCACCCTGGAGGCCCACAAAAGGGGCCACACAG GGCCAAGGCCGTTCACATGCGCGCAGTGTGGCAAGGCCTTCCTGAAAGCCTACCTGCTCAAGAAGCACCAGGAGGTGCACGTGCACGAGCGCCGCTTTCGCTGTGGGGACTGCGGGAAGCTCTATAAAACCATCGCCCACGTCCGTGGCCACCGGCGCGTCCACTCTGACGAGCGGCCCTATCCGTGTCCTGAGTGTGGCAAGTGCTACAAGACCAAG AATGCCCAGCAGGTGCACTTCCGGACTCACCTGGAGGAGAAGCCACATGTGTGCCCGTTCTGCAGCCGGGGCTTCCGGGAGAAGGGCTCCCTGGTGCGGCACGTGAGGCACCACACGGGCGAGAAGCCCTTCAAGTGTTACAGGTGCGGCCGTGGCTTTGCTGAGCACGGCACGCTCAACCGGCACCTGCGCACCAAAG gggGCTGCCTGCTGGAGGTGGAGGAGTTGCTGGTGTCTGAGGAGAGTTCCACAGCAGCTGCCACCGTGCTGGCCGAGGACCCTCACACTGTGCTGGTTGAGTTCTCGTCCGTCGTGGCTGACACCCAGGAGTACATCATCGAG GCCACCGCAGACGACGCGGAGACCAGTGAAGCTGCAGAGATCATTGAGGGGACCCAGACAGAG GTGGACAGCCACATCATGAAGGTGGTGCAGCAGATTGTGCACCAGGCCAGCGCGGGCCACCAGATCATCGTGCAGAACGTGACTATGGaccaggaggcagggctgggccctGAGGCTGCAGCGGCGGACACCATCACCATCGCGACACCTGAGAGCCTGACGGAGCAGGTGGCCATGACGCTGGCCTCGGCCATCAGCGAGGGCACCGTGCTCACGGCCCGCGCGGGCACTAATGGCAGCGAGCAGGCCACTGTGACCATGGTTTCCTCGGAGGACATTGAAATCCTGGAGCATGCCGGCGAGCTGGTCATCGCCTCACCAGAGGGCCAGCTTGAGGTGCAGACGGTCATCGTCTAG
- the E4F1 gene encoding transcription factor E4F1 isoform X1, translating into MLLSRGWAPLLQICRGWGWHPGSPRVSSVPLGGLGTEPLVLRAPLGGFGLGLEAFPSPTDHRLVADEDDVHRCGRCQAEFTALEDFVQHKLQKVCQRAPQEALPATPAAGALLGQEVVPAVAGPEEPITVAHIVVEAAALTADISHAPDIVGAGHIKEVIVAAEAEPGDGDMAEAPDSPSRQGPGLTGEGEQAQVKLLVNEDGRYVCMLCHKTFKTGSILKAHMVTHSSRKDHECKLCGASFRTKGSLIRHHRRHTDERPYKCAKCGKSFRESGALTRHLKSLTPCTEKIRFSMSKDVVVGKEDAPAGSGTSTVGTVTSSSVTSEPMETSPVIHLVTDAKGTVIHEVHVQMQELPLGMKALAPEPPGPEELPCSSEGGRENLLHQAMQNSGIVLERVTGEERALEPAPPAAPSPQPLGDGPPELPLLEVEPVETQVASGASAVPRTHSCPQCSETFPTAATLEAHKRGHTGPRPFTCAQCGKAFLKAYLLKKHQEVHVHERRFRCGDCGKLYKTIAHVRGHRRVHSDERPYPCPECGKCYKTKNAQQVHFRTHLEEKPHVCPFCSRGFREKGSLVRHVRHHTGEKPFKCYRCGRGFAEHGTLNRHLRTKGGCLLEVEELLVSEESSTAAATVLAEDPHTVLVEFSSVVADTQEYIIEATADDAETSEAAEIIEGTQTEVDSHIMKVVQQIVHQASAGHQIIVQNVTMDQEAGLGPEAAAADTITIATPESLTEQVAMTLASAISEGTVLTARAGTNGSEQATVTMVSSEDIEILEHAGELVIASPEGQLEVQTVIV; encoded by the exons ATGCTGCTCTCTCGGGGGTGGGCGCCACTTCTGCAGATCTGCAGAGGATGGGGCTGGCACCCTGGGTCTCCAAGAGTGTCCTCAGTTCCTCTGGGAGGGCTGGGGACGGAGCCTCTGGTTCTGAGAGCACCTTTGGGTGGATTCGGCCTAGGGCTGGAGGCTTTCCCAAGCCCCACTGACCACAGGCTCGTTGCAGATGAGGACGATGTGCACAGATGTGGCCGCTGCCAGGCAGAGTTCACTGCCTTGGAAGACTTTGTTCAGCACAAGCTCCAGAAAGTGTGCCAGCGGGCCCCTCAGGAGGCCCTGCCTGCAACCCCTGCCGCTGGCGCACTGCTGGGCCAGGAG GTGGTGCCAGCGGTTGCAGGCCCGGAGGAGCCCATCACGGTGGCCCACATTGTGGTGGAGGCGGCCGCTTTAACGGCAGACATCAGCCACGCACCCGATATCGTTG GCGCCGGACACATAAAGGAGGTCATCGTGGCTGCTGAGGCAGAGCCAGGGGACGGCGACATGGCCGAGGCCCCAGACAGCCCCAGCCGTCAGGGGCCCGGGCTCACCGGGGAGGGCGAGCAGGCTCAGGTCAAGCTGCTGGTGAACGAGGACGGTCGCTATGTGTGCATGCTGTGCCACAAGACCTTCAAGACG ggcagcATCCTCAAGGCCCACATGGTCACCCACAGCAGCCGCAAGGACCACGAGTGCAAGCTGTGTGGGGCCTCCTTCCGGACCAAGGGTTCGCTCATCCGGCACCACCGGCGGCACACAG ATGAGCGCCCCTATAAGTGTGCCAAGTGTGGGAAGAGCTTCCGGGAGTCAGGGGCGCTGACCCGGCATCTCAAGTCTCTCACCCCATGCACAGAAAAAATCCGTTTCAGCATGAGCAAGGACGTGGTTGTTGGCAAAGAGGATGCGCCTGCAG GGTCTGGCACCTCCACCGTGGGGACTGTTACATCTTCATCGGTGACCAGCGAACCTATGGAGACCTCGCCGGTGATTCACCTGGTGACAGACGCCAAGGGCACTGTCATCCACGAGGTCCACGTGCAGATGCAGGAGCTTCCCTTGGGCATGAAAGCCCTGGCCCCAGAG CCCCCGGGCCCCGAGGAGCTGCCCTGTTCCAGCGAGGGTGGCCGTGAGAACCTGCTGCACCAGGCCATGCAGAACTCCGGCATTGTCCTTGAGCGTGTCACTGGAGAGGAGAGGGCCCTGGAGCCGGCCCCTCCTGCTGCACCCAGTCCGCAGCCCCTGGGAGATGGTCCCCCAGAGCTGCCACTGCTGGAGGTGGAGCCGGTGGAGACA CAGGTGGCCAGCGGGGCCTCAGCTGTGCCCAGGACCCACTCGTGCCCTCAGTGCAGTGAGACCTTCCCGACGGCGGCCACCCTGGAGGCCCACAAAAGGGGCCACACAG GGCCAAGGCCGTTCACATGCGCGCAGTGTGGCAAGGCCTTCCTGAAAGCCTACCTGCTCAAGAAGCACCAGGAGGTGCACGTGCACGAGCGCCGCTTTCGCTGTGGGGACTGCGGGAAGCTCTATAAAACCATCGCCCACGTCCGTGGCCACCGGCGCGTCCACTCTGACGAGCGGCCCTATCCGTGTCCTGAGTGTGGCAAGTGCTACAAGACCAAG AATGCCCAGCAGGTGCACTTCCGGACTCACCTGGAGGAGAAGCCACATGTGTGCCCGTTCTGCAGCCGGGGCTTCCGGGAGAAGGGCTCCCTGGTGCGGCACGTGAGGCACCACACGGGCGAGAAGCCCTTCAAGTGTTACAGGTGCGGCCGTGGCTTTGCTGAGCACGGCACGCTCAACCGGCACCTGCGCACCAAAG gggGCTGCCTGCTGGAGGTGGAGGAGTTGCTGGTGTCTGAGGAGAGTTCCACAGCAGCTGCCACCGTGCTGGCCGAGGACCCTCACACTGTGCTGGTTGAGTTCTCGTCCGTCGTGGCTGACACCCAGGAGTACATCATCGAG GCCACCGCAGACGACGCGGAGACCAGTGAAGCTGCAGAGATCATTGAGGGGACCCAGACAGAG GTGGACAGCCACATCATGAAGGTGGTGCAGCAGATTGTGCACCAGGCCAGCGCGGGCCACCAGATCATCGTGCAGAACGTGACTATGGaccaggaggcagggctgggccctGAGGCTGCAGCGGCGGACACCATCACCATCGCGACACCTGAGAGCCTGACGGAGCAGGTGGCCATGACGCTGGCCTCGGCCATCAGCGAGGGCACCGTGCTCACGGCCCGCGCGGGCACTAATGGCAGCGAGCAGGCCACTGTGACCATGGTTTCCTCGGAGGACATTGAAATCCTGGAGCATGCCGGCGAGCTGGTCATCGCCTCACCAGAGGGCCAGCTTGAGGTGCAGACGGTCATCGTCTAG
- the E4F1 gene encoding transcription factor E4F1 isoform X2 has translation MLLSRGWAPLLQICRGWGWHPGSPRVSSVPLGGLGTEPLVLRAPLGGFGLGLEAFPSPTDHRLVADEDDVHRCGRCQAEFTALEDFVQHKLQKVCQRAPQEALPATPAAGALLGQEVVPAVAGPEEPITVAHIVVEAAALTADISHAPDIVGAGHIKEVIVAAEAEPGDGDMAEAPDSPSRQGPGLTGEGEQAQVKLLVNEDGRYVCMLCHKTFKTGSILKAHMVTHSSRKDHECKLCGASFRTKGSLIRHHRRHTDERPYKCAKCGKSFRESGALTRHLKSLTPCTEKIRFSMSKDVVVGKEDAPAGSGTSTVGTVTSSSVTSEPMETSPVIHLVTDAKGTVIHEVHVQMQELPLGMKALAPEPPGPEELPCSSEGGRENLLHQAMQNSGIVLERVTGEERALEPAPPAAPSPQPLGDGPPELPLLEVEPVETVASGASAVPRTHSCPQCSETFPTAATLEAHKRGHTGPRPFTCAQCGKAFLKAYLLKKHQEVHVHERRFRCGDCGKLYKTIAHVRGHRRVHSDERPYPCPECGKCYKTKNAQQVHFRTHLEEKPHVCPFCSRGFREKGSLVRHVRHHTGEKPFKCYRCGRGFAEHGTLNRHLRTKGGCLLEVEELLVSEESSTAAATVLAEDPHTVLVEFSSVVADTQEYIIEATADDAETSEAAEIIEGTQTEVDSHIMKVVQQIVHQASAGHQIIVQNVTMDQEAGLGPEAAAADTITIATPESLTEQVAMTLASAISEGTVLTARAGTNGSEQATVTMVSSEDIEILEHAGELVIASPEGQLEVQTVIV, from the exons ATGCTGCTCTCTCGGGGGTGGGCGCCACTTCTGCAGATCTGCAGAGGATGGGGCTGGCACCCTGGGTCTCCAAGAGTGTCCTCAGTTCCTCTGGGAGGGCTGGGGACGGAGCCTCTGGTTCTGAGAGCACCTTTGGGTGGATTCGGCCTAGGGCTGGAGGCTTTCCCAAGCCCCACTGACCACAGGCTCGTTGCAGATGAGGACGATGTGCACAGATGTGGCCGCTGCCAGGCAGAGTTCACTGCCTTGGAAGACTTTGTTCAGCACAAGCTCCAGAAAGTGTGCCAGCGGGCCCCTCAGGAGGCCCTGCCTGCAACCCCTGCCGCTGGCGCACTGCTGGGCCAGGAG GTGGTGCCAGCGGTTGCAGGCCCGGAGGAGCCCATCACGGTGGCCCACATTGTGGTGGAGGCGGCCGCTTTAACGGCAGACATCAGCCACGCACCCGATATCGTTG GCGCCGGACACATAAAGGAGGTCATCGTGGCTGCTGAGGCAGAGCCAGGGGACGGCGACATGGCCGAGGCCCCAGACAGCCCCAGCCGTCAGGGGCCCGGGCTCACCGGGGAGGGCGAGCAGGCTCAGGTCAAGCTGCTGGTGAACGAGGACGGTCGCTATGTGTGCATGCTGTGCCACAAGACCTTCAAGACG ggcagcATCCTCAAGGCCCACATGGTCACCCACAGCAGCCGCAAGGACCACGAGTGCAAGCTGTGTGGGGCCTCCTTCCGGACCAAGGGTTCGCTCATCCGGCACCACCGGCGGCACACAG ATGAGCGCCCCTATAAGTGTGCCAAGTGTGGGAAGAGCTTCCGGGAGTCAGGGGCGCTGACCCGGCATCTCAAGTCTCTCACCCCATGCACAGAAAAAATCCGTTTCAGCATGAGCAAGGACGTGGTTGTTGGCAAAGAGGATGCGCCTGCAG GGTCTGGCACCTCCACCGTGGGGACTGTTACATCTTCATCGGTGACCAGCGAACCTATGGAGACCTCGCCGGTGATTCACCTGGTGACAGACGCCAAGGGCACTGTCATCCACGAGGTCCACGTGCAGATGCAGGAGCTTCCCTTGGGCATGAAAGCCCTGGCCCCAGAG CCCCCGGGCCCCGAGGAGCTGCCCTGTTCCAGCGAGGGTGGCCGTGAGAACCTGCTGCACCAGGCCATGCAGAACTCCGGCATTGTCCTTGAGCGTGTCACTGGAGAGGAGAGGGCCCTGGAGCCGGCCCCTCCTGCTGCACCCAGTCCGCAGCCCCTGGGAGATGGTCCCCCAGAGCTGCCACTGCTGGAGGTGGAGCCGGTGGAGACA GTGGCCAGCGGGGCCTCAGCTGTGCCCAGGACCCACTCGTGCCCTCAGTGCAGTGAGACCTTCCCGACGGCGGCCACCCTGGAGGCCCACAAAAGGGGCCACACAG GGCCAAGGCCGTTCACATGCGCGCAGTGTGGCAAGGCCTTCCTGAAAGCCTACCTGCTCAAGAAGCACCAGGAGGTGCACGTGCACGAGCGCCGCTTTCGCTGTGGGGACTGCGGGAAGCTCTATAAAACCATCGCCCACGTCCGTGGCCACCGGCGCGTCCACTCTGACGAGCGGCCCTATCCGTGTCCTGAGTGTGGCAAGTGCTACAAGACCAAG AATGCCCAGCAGGTGCACTTCCGGACTCACCTGGAGGAGAAGCCACATGTGTGCCCGTTCTGCAGCCGGGGCTTCCGGGAGAAGGGCTCCCTGGTGCGGCACGTGAGGCACCACACGGGCGAGAAGCCCTTCAAGTGTTACAGGTGCGGCCGTGGCTTTGCTGAGCACGGCACGCTCAACCGGCACCTGCGCACCAAAG gggGCTGCCTGCTGGAGGTGGAGGAGTTGCTGGTGTCTGAGGAGAGTTCCACAGCAGCTGCCACCGTGCTGGCCGAGGACCCTCACACTGTGCTGGTTGAGTTCTCGTCCGTCGTGGCTGACACCCAGGAGTACATCATCGAG GCCACCGCAGACGACGCGGAGACCAGTGAAGCTGCAGAGATCATTGAGGGGACCCAGACAGAG GTGGACAGCCACATCATGAAGGTGGTGCAGCAGATTGTGCACCAGGCCAGCGCGGGCCACCAGATCATCGTGCAGAACGTGACTATGGaccaggaggcagggctgggccctGAGGCTGCAGCGGCGGACACCATCACCATCGCGACACCTGAGAGCCTGACGGAGCAGGTGGCCATGACGCTGGCCTCGGCCATCAGCGAGGGCACCGTGCTCACGGCCCGCGCGGGCACTAATGGCAGCGAGCAGGCCACTGTGACCATGGTTTCCTCGGAGGACATTGAAATCCTGGAGCATGCCGGCGAGCTGGTCATCGCCTCACCAGAGGGCCAGCTTGAGGTGCAGACGGTCATCGTCTAG
- the DNASE1L2 gene encoding deoxyribonuclease-1-like 2 — translation MGGPPVLLAALWALGATGAAALRIGAFNIQSFGDSKVLDPACGGIIAQILAGYDITLVQEVRDPDLSAVSALMEQINSVSRHEYSFVSSEPLGRDQYKEMYLFVYRKDAVSVLDTYQYPDPGDFFSREPFVVKFSAPGSAARELVLIPLHAAPHQAVAEIDALYDVYLDVIDKWGTDDLLFLGDFNADCNYVRARDWPSIRLRSSEVFKWLIPDSADTTVGNSDCAYDRIVACGAHLRKSLKPQSAAVHDFQEEFGLDQAQALAISDHFPVEVTLKSR, via the exons ATGGGTGGGCCCCCGGTCCTCCTCGCCGCGCTCTGGGCCCTGGGGGCCACCGGGGCCGCGGCGCTGCGCATCGGAGCCTTCAACATCCAGAGCTTTGGCGATAGCAAGGTGCTGGACCCGGCCTGCGGCGGCATCATTGCGCAA ATCCTGGCTGGCTATGACATCACGCTGGTGCAGGAGGTGCGAGACCCGGACCTGAGCGCTGTGTCTGCGCTCATGGAGCAGATCAACAG TGTGTCCAGACACGAGTACAGCTTCGTGAGCAGCGAGCCCCTGGGTCGGGACCAGTACAAGGAAATGTATCTGTTCGTCTACAG GAAGGACGCCGTGTCGGTCCTGGACACGTACCAGTACCCGGACCCGGGGGACTTCTTCAGCCGGGAACCTTTCGTGGTCAAGTTCTCCGCGCCGGGCTCCG CCGCCAGGGAGTTGGTGCTCATTCCTCTGCACGCAGCGCCGCACCAGGCCGTGGCGGAGATCGATGCTCTCTACGACGTGTACCTGGACGTGATCGACAAGTGGGGCACGGAC GACTTGCTGTTCCTGGGCGACTTCAATGCCGACTGTAACTACGTGCGGGCGCGGGACTGGCCATCCATCCGCCTCCGCAGCAGCGAGGTGTTCAAGTGGCTCATCCCCGATAGCGCCGACACCACCGTGGGCAACTCGGACTGCGCCTACGACCGCATCGTGGCGTGCGGGGCCCACCTGCGCAAGAGCCTCAAGCCGCAGTCGGCCGCTGTGCACGACTTCCAGGAGGAGTTCGGCCTGGACCAGGCTCAG GCCCTCGCCATCAGTGACCACTTTCCCGTGGAGGTGACCCTGAAGTCCCGCTGA